From the genome of Brienomyrus brachyistius isolate T26 chromosome 8, BBRACH_0.4, whole genome shotgun sequence, one region includes:
- the LOC125747106 gene encoding zinc finger protein 704-like, whose product MTSAPSCSLVSARMATSESTRGLPAYSVMHATDGGAAAHGQPAEGSSCELLDNNLIRSHYSQEHDNQILDEAKGKITHDVTNMQSSVLGRKDPASSSPRMCLTVNARPQADRLTPKDSSWLPCKDEISSHGLRATSAHIPVPHLLRGSASNVELEVMAVAALTSLCTSPLVLSDPTGDSGSTSTVPEADSRWWKAGLSPSYSNSTSDNCSWDTSDQSGPSTPSPPLPADAGRHGVPYSQDLTDEPEPVHFLFDDPCPRKRKNSVKVMFQCLWKNCAKVLSTSSGIQKHVRTVHLGLNGDSEQHEGEEDFYYSEIEVNMDSLSEGLCSLLPASPSTAPPLLTFPPSHTPARAAPIAITAQPALKFSSSPLSQSAPSVLCHIHTDHAYQATPPSQDSRAEFRAKGVSSSWQSPPRPLKGSLGTFVHICTGEMTQPVPQVTVTRTHLMSAPAAKASAGPRKLRGDARKCRKVYGMDNKDMWCTACRWKKACQRFTD is encoded by the exons ATGACTTCTGCACCAAGCTGTAGCCTGGTATCGGCTAGGATGGCAACCTCCGAGAGTACCCGCGGTTTACCCGCTTACAGCGTCATGCATGCCACGGACGGCGGGGCAGCAGCTCACGGACAGCCAGCCGAGGGCTCCTCCTGTGAACTTCTGGATAACAATCTTATACGGAGTCATTACAGTCAAGAACATGACAACCAAATTTTGGATGAAGCGAAAGGGAAAATCACGCATGATGTGACAAAT ATGCAGAGCTCTGTTCTGGGCAGAAAGGATCCAGCCAGTAGCAGCCCTAGGATGTGCCTGACTGTAAATGCACGTCCTCAAGCCGACCGGCTCACCCCAAAGGATTCATCGTGGCTCCCATGCAAAGATGAGATTAGCTCGCATGGGCTGCGGGCCACCTCAGCACACATCCCCGTCCCTCATCTGCTCAG GGGCTCTGCCTCCAATGTTGAACTGGAGGTGATGGCGGTTGCTGCCCTGACTTCTCTGTGCACCAGCCCCTTAGTGCTCAGTGATCCCACAGGAGACTCAGGCAGTACGAGCACAG TTCCAGAGGCAGACAGTAGGTGGTGGAAGGCAGGCCTGTCCCCAAGCTACAGTAACTCCACCAGTGACAACTGCAGCTGGGACACCAGCGACCAGTCAGGGCCCTCCACGCCATCTCCACCTTTGCCCGCAGATGCTGGGCGACACGGGGTACCATATTCCCAGGATCTCACGGACGAGCCGGAGCCCGTCCACTTCCTTTTTGATGACCCCTGCCCGAGGAAACGAAAG AACTCAGTCAAGGTGATGTTCCAGTGCCTGTGGAAGAACTGTGCCAAAGTCCTGAGCACCTCCTCAGGGATCCAGAAACACGTGCGCACTGTCCACCTTGG CTTGAATGGGGACTCGGAGCAGCATGAAGGAGAGGAGGACTTCTATTACTCTGAGATCGAGGTCAACATGGACTCTCTGTCGGAGGGCCTGTGCAGCCTATTGCCGGCTTCCCCCAGCACAGCCCCGCCCCTGCtcaccttccctccctcccacacTCCGGCACGTGCTGCTCCCATCGCCATCACCGCACAGCCAGCCCTCAAATTCTCCTCCAGCCCTCTCAGTCAGTCGGCTCCTTCGGTGCTCTGCCACATCCACACTGACCATGCCTATCAG GCCACACCTCCATCACAGGATTCCAGGGCAGAGTTCAGGGCGAAGGGGGTGAGCTCATCCTGGCAGTCACCCCCTAGGCCTTTGAAGGGATCTCTG GGCACTTTTGTGCACATCTGTACTGGGGAAATGACACAGCCAGTCCCCCAGGTCACTGTCACCCGGACACACCTCATGTCTGCCCCAGCGGCCAAGGCCTCCGCAGGACCCAG GAAGCTGCGAGGCGATGCTAGAAAGTGTAGGAAGGTGTATGGCATGGACAATAAGGACATGTGGTGCACGGCTTGCCGTTGGAAGAAAGCCTGCCAGCGCTTCACAGACTGA
- the LOC125747757 gene encoding uncharacterized protein LOC125747757 codes for MASMQDGVNLSAPPYSKVLLLGAIAAASAFVVTILIVLLCVGCQRKGKSNNVPTEGAKHRIMDMSRLRQSKLRSISKSDTKLHQMNKPNCNGKSASKSRPASMDLLLLPSRRRRSNSDLRSGPVRQLPQIPAGGSGDEREHTYSEVGQRSSPARGCQDDALYEMVGGRAGETDTPAPPVPANTPAPHSPEHTEGMDDMAMAIGVEVPPVPGPGPDPVTAEYACVRKVRKPDKPQRKDVGGGEPGEREQQRHSNTDLHHAPPPPHHSGALHTASLLSHHQEALFMCECGLTRIWCFAHMVSLPSRHQEAVFMGNGEEYIWKPPEEDDLSMFQAKPPCPLKPSNAEGGGPQMHSVAVGVPEVYSKPGKPLKKKRPTPGSPPSRDSSGQRTLAREGCSAGFSVVVKPQLWATGGCQQDGRVAPPPEDPCYEAISEKPWPARAGSMEELDSAYEAVDTSWKQERPPNATLKPRKKKALLPPQGLPVKAPPNETLYDSISNVRQGVPSCSTTTIFTFNDGMEMYVTGL; via the exons ATGGCCTCCATGCAGGACGGGGTGAACTTGAGTGCTCCTCCCTACAGCAAGGTCCTGCTGTTGGGGGCCATTGCTGCCGCCTCCGCCTTTGTGGTCACCATCCTCATCGTGCTGCTCTGCGTGGGCTGCCAGAG GAAAGGGAAGTCAAACAATGTCCCGACAGAGGGGGCAAAGCACAGGATCATGGACATG AGCCGGCTGCGCCAGTCGAAGCTGCGCTCCATCAGCAAATCCGATACCAAGCTGCACCAGATGAACAAACCCAACTGCAATGGCAAGA GTGCCTCAAAAAGCCGACCTGCCAGCATGGATCTGCTCCTGCTGCCCAGCCGGCGTCGGCGCTCCAACTCAGACCTGCGCAGTGGCCCGGTCCGCCAGCTGCCACAGATCCCCGCAGGTGGCTCTGGGGATGAACGCGAGCATACCTACTCCGAGGTGGGCCAGCGCTCCTCGCCCGCGCGTGGCTGCCAAGACGACGCCCTGTACGAAATGGTCGGGGGGCGGGCCGGAGAGACAGACACGCCCGCTCCGCCGGTGCCCGCCAACACGCCCGCACCACACAGCCCAGAGCACACTGAAGGCATGGACGATATGGCTATGGCCATCGGCGTCGAGGTGCCGCCAGTGCCGGGACCGGGCCCGGACCCAGTGACCGCCGAATATGCCTGTGTGAGAAAAGTCAggaagcctgacaaaccacagcGGAAGGACGTCGGCGGGGGGGAGCCGGGGGAGAGGGAGCAGCAGCGTCACTCAAATACGGACCTGCACCATGCCCCACCTCCTCCACATcat TCAGGTGCTTTGCACACAGCATCTCTACTTTCTCACCACCAGGAGGCGCTGttcatgtgtgagtgtgggCTGACAAGAATCTGGTGCTTTGCACACATGGTCTCTCTGCCTTCTCGCCACCAGGAGGCGGTGTTCATGGGGAACGGGGAGGAGTACATATGGAAGCCCCCTGAGGAGGACGACCTCAGCATGTTCCAGGCCAAGCCCCCATGCCCCTTAAAGCCCAGTAACGCAGAGGGCGGGGGCCCTCAGATGCATTCCGTGGCAGTGGGG GTCCCTGAAGTCTACTCAAAACCTGGGAAACCCCTTAAGAAGAAGAGACCCACACCTGGTTCTCCACCATCCAGAGACAGCAGCGGGCAGCGGACGCTGGCCAGGGAGGGCTGCTCGGCCGGCTTCAGTGTGGTGGTCAAACCCCAGTTGTGGGCGACGGGCGGCTGCCAGCAGGACGGTCGGGTGGCACCCCCACCTGAGGACCCTTGCTATGAGGCCATCAGCGAGAAGCCGTGGCCGGCAAGGGCTGGGTCCATGGAAGAGTTGGACTCCGCCTATGAGGCCGTGGACACCTCCTGGAAGCAGGAGCGGCCTCCCAACGCCACACTGAAGCCGAGGAAGAAGAAGGCGCTGCTGCCTCCACAAGGGCTGCCCGTCAAGGCCCCCCCGAACGAGACCCTGTACGACAGCATCAGCAACGTGCGGCAGGGTGTGCCCAgctgcagcaccaccaccatCTTCACCTTCAACGACGGCATGGAGATGTACGTCACGGGCCTGTAG